A DNA window from Planctomycetia bacterium contains the following coding sequences:
- a CDS encoding FHA domain-containing protein, with protein sequence MKFSLIVVTGTTAGKEIPIRLPEFTVGRDPGCHLRPASPMISKKHCSFILQGEQVLFRDYGSTNGSFVNDQKVEGETFLRDGDVVKFGPLTFKIKLQATAVMAAAPTIVPSAEKTVIESSSGKAMASSVQKTKKASAAEDDIAEMLFNFADAPSGSIPSDSIPMGSTVAGLSLDPTTAEDQPALTDEQRRTNERKKSDAAKSVSNSANTSTAAQAILEKYMRRPR encoded by the coding sequence ATGAAATTCAGCCTAATCGTGGTAACTGGAACAACTGCGGGTAAGGAAATTCCGATCAGGTTACCTGAGTTTACGGTTGGTCGAGACCCTGGTTGTCATCTGCGACCAGCCAGCCCCATGATCAGTAAGAAGCATTGTTCATTTATTCTGCAGGGTGAACAGGTATTGTTCAGGGATTACGGGAGTACCAACGGTTCGTTCGTGAATGATCAGAAAGTGGAAGGCGAGACTTTTCTTCGAGATGGCGATGTAGTCAAGTTTGGTCCATTGACATTCAAGATCAAACTGCAGGCAACTGCAGTGATGGCTGCTGCACCTACCATTGTGCCTTCAGCGGAAAAGACGGTGATTGAGAGTTCGAGTGGAAAAGCCATGGCGAGCTCAGTTCAGAAAACGAAAAAGGCAAGTGCCGCAGAAGATGACATTGCTGAAATGCTTTTTAATTTTGCAGATGCTCCCAGTGGTTCAATCCCTTCCGATTCGATTCCTATGGGAAGCACGGTTGCTGGGCTTTCACTTGATCCAACAACCGCAGAAGATCAGCCAGCATTGACAGATGAGCAGAGGAGGACGAATGAGAGAAAGAAATCAGACGCAGCCAAGAGTGTTTCAAACTCAGCGAACACTTCAACCGCAGCGCAGGCCATTCTGGAAAAATACATGCGTCGGCCTCGGTAG